The sequence below is a genomic window from Haloferax mediterranei ATCC 33500.
AGTTGTCTCGGAACGTGCTCATCGGGCCACCCCCTCGAACTTGTACCAGCGAAGGAGCGTCACGTTGAGCATGTAGGTGTTCATCAGGTCGGCGGTGAGACCGAAGACGAGGACCGTCCCGATAGCGGCGAGCAGCTGAATACCGAACAGCGTCGCCGTGATGGTCATGACGACCATCGCCGCGATAGATGTGAGCGTCATAGTCACACCAGTTCGCATGGCGCGGGCGGTGGATTCGTAGAAGTCACCGGACCGACGAAGGATGTGGTTGTTCAGGAGAATGTCCGAGTCGACCGAGTAACCGATGAGCATGAGCAGTGCTGCGACGGTCCCGAGCGACAGTTCGATGCCGAGGAGATTCATCAGCGCCACCGGAATGACGATGTCGGAGAACGCCGAGATGACGACGGCGATAGAGGGAACGAACGACCGGAACATCGCGAACACGAGCACGCTCATGCCGACGAACGCGACGGCGACGCCGCCGAGTGCGAGCAGTTGCGTGTCGGACCCGAAGCTCGCCGAAACGGCGTCGATAGAGCGGACTTCGTAGCCCGCTGCCTCGGCTTGCTGTTCGAGTTCGGTCGTCGATGCACTGCCGGACTGGAAGGTCACGACGTACGTCCCGTCTGCGGCGACAGAGCGAATCGACTCAGGAGGGGTATTGAAGGCTGTAGAGACTTCCTCTTGCGGGGCATCCGTTGCGATACGGAGTTCAGTGCCACCGGTGAAATCGACGCCCGGGTCCACCGGTGCACCAGTCGCAGCGTACCACCCTCCGATGACCAACAAGGCCACCGCGAGTACCGCGAGGGGGACAGCCGCGAGTTGGCGATTCGTGTACCGGGTGTAGTCTACCTCCGGTACCGTAAACTCAACCATGGGTTGCGGTCCTGAGCGATGCCGAATAAGGTTTCTTATCCGCGATAGGATTTCCCCGAGGGTCGGTCTGACGAGGCGGTAACGAACCCGCGACAACCCCATAGTCATTGAACAATAATCGTGAGCTATGGCGACCGAATCGACGGCGACGAACGTCGTCGTCTCCTTTCCGGACGAACTCAGTGCGTGGGGTTACGACCAACTGACCGCCGACCGCTTCGTGAACTACCTGAAACGGGTCCACGAGGAAGCGGTTCCGGGCGACGAATGGGAGGAGTTCCTCGATGTCGGGTGTTGTGGTGACGCGCTTACACTGACACTCCGCGTCGAAGCACTCGAACCGGAAGGAGCGACGACACTCGGCGAGGAAACCGAAATCGAGTTCGTCGAACGCGAGGGGACCGTCAACGGCGGCTGGTGCGTCCAGAGTGCCGACGGTCCCAAATCATCGACCGCAAATCAGCGATAGCGAAGCGTTAGACTGGCGTTCCGACGCGACTTAGGGCATGTATCGAACCGCGACGACACCCGGTTGGGAGCGAATTTCGACGCGATTGACTTCGAGTCTGGCGGCCCGCGAGAGCAGTCCCTCGCGGTCGTCGAGGATGTCTTCGACGGCCTGTTCGGTCATGTCGTCGGGGACAGAAAGGACGTGAATCTCACCGATTCCCGCCCGCTCTTTCCGGACGAGTTCGCCGTCGGGGTTGTCGCTGGCGATATTTCGTGAGTTGGTCGTCGGCGACTCCGACGAGTGCTCTACGGAGAGAGACCAGCGGGATTCGACCTCCACGAGTTGCCACGAGACGTTCATCGGCGGGTCGGGTGCGACGGTACCGCGGACGGCTTCCTCCTCGGAGACGCCGGGGTTCGAAGAAAGCGCGTGTACCTGCCCGGACTGAACGTCTTTCAACACTGCCGACTCCTCGTCGGCCGCAGTTACGAGATACGTTCCCGTTCGTTCGGACTCGGTCATCACCCGGTGTATGCCATCGTGCCTTTTCCCCGTTTCGGGCGCTGACGACGGCCTTTGGCACTCGTGTGCACGCCGGCGGTGCGCTTTTCTCGCCCGCCTTCGACCCGACGAACGATGCCCGCGCTCTGGCGGTTGACCCGAACCGAGACGGCACACCGCGTCTACGACGCACTGAAGGCACACGGTCTGACGGCGACCCAGATGGACGAATACGTCGTCCACACGAGCGAACTAGAGGCGACCCGCGACCCGCCGACCGGCGTCGAAGTTCGCGCACTCGACTCCGATGACGCACGCGTGCACGAACAGACATACGACGCATTCGCCGAACTCCGCGACGACGAGCGGGCGGTGTGTGCGTTCGACACCGATACGGTCGACAGTGACTCGTTTGGTGGGGACTCACTCGGTGACGACTCGGTTGATGGCGACTCGCTCGTCGGCTACCTCTTTCTCGGCGACCCGGGCCTGACGTATCGCATCCACCCGCTGGAGACGGACGTGACGTTTTCCGGCGGGTACATCCGAAGGGTGTTCGTCGCGCCGTCGGCACGGAATCGCGGCATCGCCACGACGCTCGTCTCGGAGGCGGTTTCGCTGGCCGACGAACAAGGCGCAGAGACCGTCCACGCACTCGTCGCCCGCGACAACCGACCATCGCAGTGGACGTTCGAGTCCAACGACTTCCGCGTGGAGCGAACGCGGTCGTACTACCGTATCGGGCCGTGGCGTCGACAGCGCGTCACCGAGCGCTAACCAGCAGTATAGAGTCCTCTATGCGTAATCGACCACTCTGAGTGGCACAGAACACTCTGTTCACCACAGAGTGCTTCATCCGGGGACATTTGTATATAGATTTCAATTTTATATATACTATAGCGATTAACTTTATACTCTATCGGCCGGGTATGTCAGGTAGACAGGCATGACGGACGAACTCAGGTCAACGCTTCGTGGCGGGGTGAATGCGATTGACGCGCGAGCGAGTGAGATTGTGCGGTCCTCGACGGGAGAGAACATGATTTCGCGGCTCGGCACCGCGGACTGGTTGAGTTTGGGCGCGCTCTTTTGGGCGTGGGTCGGGGCAATCCTCTTCGTGTCGAACGAGCCGAATTGGGCGATTATGGCCGTCCTCGTCGGATTCGTCTTCGACAAGGCGGATGGCTACTACGCCCGAAAGACGGGAACCACGTCGGCGTTCGGCCGCCAAATCGACTCTTTCATCGACATCTTCACGTACCTCGTGTCGGCGGCGCTTCTGTACCATATCGCGCTCGCGCCGAACGCGGTCGTGAGCGCCGTCGTCGGGTTCGTCGTCCTCTCCTTCGGCGGCCTTCGCCTCATCCGGCACAATAGCGAAGGGTTCGGCGACGAGTCCGGAACCTCGTACTACCACGGGACGACCGTCGTCCACACGCATCTCGTGGTGCTGGCGAACTACTTCCTCTTTCAGTTCGTGCCGATGTGGAACGGGTGGGTTGCCGGCGCGACTATCGTCGCCGTCTGCCCGCTCATGACTTCCGACTACAAGGCGTACAAAACCGACGCTGGTCACGTTCTCGTCGGCATCGCCGGTTCCATTGCGGTTGCAGGCTGTCTCGCGCTCGAATTCGGCGTGCTATGACAGGACAGAAGCCCGACGAAGCGGACAGCAACAGCAGGGAAGACAGTGGTGGACGCGATAAGACAACTCTTGCAGTCGACCTTCACGTCCACACTGACGCGTCCTACGACTGCGAGATGTCGGTCGAAACGGTGTTGGCCCGCGCTTCGGCGGTCGGTCTCGACGCCGTCACAATCACTGACCACGACTCGGTCGGGTCGCTCTCGCGGGCGTTCGAAATCGCCCACGAATACGGCGTCCGAGTCGTACCCGGCGTCGAAGTCACCACGGCGGACGGCCACCTTCTCGCGCTCGGCATCGACGAACCACCGGAGCGAGGACGGCAACTTGTCGAGACGGCACGGTCAGTCCGCGAGTCGGGGGGACTCGCGGTCGTTCCGCATCCGTTTCAGACGTTCCGACACGGGGCGTCTCGCCGGGATATCCGCGACGTTGACGCCATCGAGGTCTACAATGCGCACACGCTCACCGGATTCAGAAACGGGCAGGCGCGACGATACGCCCGACGGCAGGGACTTCCGGGCACGGCTGGGAGCGATGCGCACAGAGCTTCGCTGGTCGGACAGGCACACACGATGGTCTCGGTCAAGCCAGCGAACGAGCCGATTTCGACCGCCGACATCTTGGACGCGATTCGCGCCGGGCGAACCGTCGCCCGCGGGACACGAACGTCCGCGCGACAGTACCTGAAAAAGTACGCGACTAACGCCCGTCTCAAGACCTTCTCGTTACTGTGACTCGCCGCGTGTTCGACTCCGCGAGAGCGCGGACTGCGGCGCTCGTCCGACTCGGGGTCGTTGCGATTCTGCTCGGTGCAGGTGTCCTCGTAATTGCCGAGTTCGCACCCTCACTTACCGACCCGGCGTGGATTCAGTCGGCCGTTTCCGCGGCGGGGCCGTTCGCCCCGCTGGTGTTTGTCGGTATCCAGACGGTGCAGGTGATACTCGCACCCATCCCCGGACAGGCGCTCGCGGCCGTCGGCGGCTATCTCTTCGGGACAGTCGTCGGGACTGTCTACAGCATGGTCGGCGTCGTGACCGGGAGCGTCGTCGTCTTCCTTCTCGCGCGTCGGTTCGGCCGCCCGGCCGTCGAGCGCTTCGTCGACGACGCGATTCTGGAGAGGTTCGACGACTTCGCCGAGCACCGCGGTGTCGCCGGTCTGTTCGTTCTCTTTCTCTTGCCGACGTTCCCCGACGACGCGCTCTGCGCGCTCGCCGGTCTCTCCCCGATTCGACTGCGGACGCTCGTCGTCCTCGTCGCCGTCGGCCGCCTCCCGACGTTCGCGTTGGCGGCCGCCGCGGGGCAGAGCGCAGAGGCGGCGAACTACAGCACGATGGTCGTTCTCGTCGTCGCGGGACTCGGCGCGTCGGCGGTCGTCTACCGATACCGCGACAAACTCGCGGGCGTGGCTGGCTGAGAAGGGGAAGGAGTCCGTTTCAGACAGCGGCGCGAGGATTCAAACAGAAAGACGGCTCCACAGCGTCCTACGACTCTCACCGGAGCAGTCGGTGAACGCCGTAGATACCCAGCGCGCAGACGACCGGCGGGACGAGACCGTAGATGGCCGGAAGGTCGTAGAGGAAGTTGACGAACAGAACGGCCACCGAACCGGTCGTTTGGCCGACCGGCGTCTGCAACTCAGCAGGAACCGACGCAACCAGACCGACGTATACCGACGCCATGAACACGAAGCCCGAAAGCGCGAGCGTGAGGTCGTACCGGCGGTCGGAGCCGGTTTTTCGGTGTCGCCGCGCGACGAACAGTATCGGGGCGATGAGCGGTGCGACGATAAACAGTCCAACGAGGATGTAGAACGACCGCGAGAGGGTGAGCGAGCCACCGGGAACGCCCGCCGTGGCGCCGATGAGGACCACGAGTCCGAAGACGACGAGCAACGAGACGATACCGGTCGCGACGGCACCGGCGAGGACGTAGCACTTGAACAGCCACGACTCGCTGTGCCGAAACGCGTACGGAAACGCGCCGATGACGCCGCCGTAGTCGTCTGCCATTGGTCGCCCCTTGGAAGCGGCCGCGATTAAAGCGACCGGTGTCGTTTTGACGCCGGGGGACGCGCCATCCAGTATGCAGGTAGACCTCGGGAACGTTCTCGACACCGCAACGGTCCACGGTGTCTCCCGCGAGACACTCGAACGACTCGACGCGCGCGTCGCGGACGCTCACGACCGAATCGAACGCGGCCGCGAGGCGAGCGAACACGGCTACGAGGCGCTGAACCTCCCGAGCCGAACCGACCCCGACGCGATTCGCGACGCAGTGAGCCGGTTCGACGACCCATCCGCCGTCGTCACGGTCGGTATCGGCGGGAGCGCCCTCGGCGCGGCCACGCTCACCGACGCTCTCGAAAGCGACGTGGACGCCTACTACCTCGACAACGTCGACCCCGAAGCGGTCGAAGAACTCCTCGACTCGCTCGACCTCGCTTCGACCGTCGTCAACGTCGTCTCCCGGTCCGGCACGACCGCCGAGACGCTGGCCAACTTCCTCGTCGTCCAAGAAGCGATGGCCGACGCCGGTGTCGACTGGGCCGACCGAACCTTCGTCACGACCGGCGAGGAAGGCAACCTCCGCGACCTCGCCGAGAAACACGACCTCCCCTCGCTTTCCGTTCCCGACGGCGTGCCGGGACGCTTCTCGGTGCTCTCGACGGTCGGTCTCGCCGCCGCGGCAATCTGCGGCCACGATATCGACGCGATTCTGGAAGGCGCGGCCGCACAGGAAGCCCAACTCTCCGACTCGCTGTTTGACTCGCCCGCCTACGCCTACGGAGCCGTCTCCTACGCCCTCGCCGAGCGCGGCATGCTCCAGAACGCGATGATGCCCTACGCGGAATCCCTCGAAACGTTTTCCGAGTGGTTCGCGCAACTGTGGGCCGAATCGCTCGGCAAGGACGGTCTCGGCCAGACGCCGCTTCGCGCACTCGGCGCGACCGACCAGCACTCGCAACTCCAACTGTACCGCGCCGGGCCGCGCGACAAACTCGTGACGCTCGTCCGCGCGACCGAACGCGAAGACGTGGCCATCCCCGAGACCGACCTCGACGGTCTCGCGTACCTCGGCGGCTCCTCGCTCGGCGAACTTCTCGACGCCGAGTTCGAGGCGACCGAAGCCAGCCTCGCCGCCGCCGGTCGCCCGAACGTCCGCATCGAAATCGACCGCGTGGACGAGTACGGCCTCGGCGAACTGCTCTACGCGATGGAAGCAGCCTGCGTCCTCTACGGCGAACTCGCTAACGTGGACACCTTCGTCCAACCGGCCGTCGAGTGGGGCAAACGCGCCGCCCGCGGTCTCCTCGGCGGCGGCGACTTCGAGGAAGCCGACGCAGTTGCCGAGAAAGAGCGACTCGTCATCGAGTAGACGAAACCGCCGGACGCGACATCGACGGGCTGTTTTTCGGCGACGGCCGCCTGCCAATCCACGAGCGACGACTGCCGGCTACTCTACGAGCGACAACTAACCGAGCAATCCACGGGTGGGACTGAAAGGGGCCGCGACGAGCACGAAGGCGGCCGACAGTAGCACCGCAGGCCGAAGGCCGAGGAGCGCACGGAGGCCCCCGAGCGCTCGTCGCGGGGGCTTTCGAGGTGTCGTCGTCAGCTCTCGAACCAAAGCCAGCCATAACCACGTCTCCAGCGGTCAACGGGGTTCAAATCCAGAGGTGCCGAATGAAAATCGTAATCGACCCGAATCGGTTATCCGACACGATTACGAAGAAAGGCCAATGGCACACGACTCCGCCCGTGCGTCCGGGTCCTCCGGAGACCACCTCCAGACGTACGGTGGCATCATCATCGTCGTCGCCCTCGCGCTCATCGTCGGCGCGACATTCGGGTCACTCGCAAAAGGATTTGCAATCAACTTCCTCCCACAGACGGACCCGCTCGTCGGCGCGCTCTCCAGCGCCGGACAGTTCGTCGGGTTCGGTGTCGTCGGCGTGGGTTACCTCGCGGCCCGTGACGACTGGCGTCTCGTCCGCTTTGACTGGCCGACCCGACGTGACCTACTCTGGATTGGCGGCGGCCTCGTCGCCGTCGTCGGCGTCTATCTCGGTGCAACGGCGCTCATGAACGTCCTCGGTATCCAGAGCGGTAACAGCGTCATTGCGCAACAAGGCCGAGAAAGTCCGGTGTACTTCCTCTATCTCACCGTCGTCACTATCGTCCTCGTCGGCCCCGCCGAGGAACTCATCTTCCGCGGCATCGCCTTCGGCGAACTCCGCCGACTCTGGGGTCCGATGCCGGCCATCGCCCTGTCGAGTCTCGTGTTCGCGTCGATTCACTTGTGGTCCTTCTCGGGCGAAGGGATGTACGTCTCGCTGGCGATGGTGTTCCTCCTCGGAAGCGTGCTCGCGGTCGTCTACGAGAAAAGTGGGAACTTGCTCGTGGCCGCGGTCGTCCACGGCCTGTTCAACGCGGTGCAGTTCCTGGTGAGTTACGCGCAGGCGACCGGGCTGGCGTAAAACGCGCGAACGATAGGTTACGCCGGATTCTTCCGCGACAGGTCCATCCCGCAGATGGGACAGCGGTCTTTGTTCTCGTCGAACTCGCGTCCACAGCCTTGGCACTGGAACTTCCAGTTTCGTTGCTCGGCGATGCCGTCCTGTGCGATGACTTCGACGGCGACGTTGAGCCGTTCGGCGACGTTTTGCATCGCGTAATCGTCGGTGACGAGCGTCGCATCGAGTTCGAACGCGGCGGCGATGAGACGCGCGTCGGTCTCGGAGAGCACATCCCTGTCGCCGGTCTTGCCAGCGGCTCGAAGTACCTTATCGACGGTACCCTGTCCGGGGATGTGGACGTACATGCCAGCGCCTTCGAGGGCGTCGAAGCGGAAGGCATGCTCGCCGGTAAGTTCCTCCTTGACGAGCGGAATCGAAGCCGTCTCGTCTTCGGTATGATACTCGTGGATGAAAGCAGAAGCGTCGAGGATCCGCATTGAAAACTTACCGTTGGACGACGATGTAGTCTTTGACTGCCTGCACGCGATTCACCGGAATGCGGAATCGACCATTTTCGTCTTGGTCGAATGGGACGCGGCCGGGGGCGACTTCCTCGTTCGGTCGGACGAGCAGGTCGTCGAGTTCTCCCGACTTCATGTTCATCGTGATGTTGTACAGCATCCCGAGTTCCGTTCCGT
It includes:
- the secF gene encoding protein translocase subunit SecF, whose amino-acid sequence is MVEFTVPEVDYTRYTNRQLAAVPLAVLAVALLVIGGWYAATGAPVDPGVDFTGGTELRIATDAPQEEVSTAFNTPPESIRSVAADGTYVVTFQSGSASTTELEQQAEAAGYEVRSIDAVSASFGSDTQLLALGGVAVAFVGMSVLVFAMFRSFVPSIAVVISAFSDIVIPVALMNLLGIELSLGTVAALLMLIGYSVDSDILLNNHILRRSGDFYESTARAMRTGVTMTLTSIAAMVVMTITATLFGIQLLAAIGTVLVFGLTADLMNTYMLNVTLLRWYKFEGVAR
- a CDS encoding DUF5812 family protein; this encodes MTESERTGTYLVTAADEESAVLKDVQSGQVHALSSNPGVSEEEAVRGTVAPDPPMNVSWQLVEVESRWSLSVEHSSESPTTNSRNIASDNPDGELVRKERAGIGEIHVLSVPDDMTEQAVEDILDDREGLLSRAARLEVNRVEIRSQPGVVAVRYMP
- a CDS encoding GNAT family N-acetyltransferase, encoding MPALWRLTRTETAHRVYDALKAHGLTATQMDEYVVHTSELEATRDPPTGVEVRALDSDDARVHEQTYDAFAELRDDERAVCAFDTDTVDSDSFGGDSLGDDSVDGDSLVGYLFLGDPGLTYRIHPLETDVTFSGGYIRRVFVAPSARNRGIATTLVSEAVSLADEQGAETVHALVARDNRPSQWTFESNDFRVERTRSYYRIGPWRRQRVTER
- a CDS encoding CDP-alcohol phosphatidyltransferase family protein is translated as MTDELRSTLRGGVNAIDARASEIVRSSTGENMISRLGTADWLSLGALFWAWVGAILFVSNEPNWAIMAVLVGFVFDKADGYYARKTGTTSAFGRQIDSFIDIFTYLVSAALLYHIALAPNAVVSAVVGFVVLSFGGLRLIRHNSEGFGDESGTSYYHGTTVVHTHLVVLANYFLFQFVPMWNGWVAGATIVAVCPLMTSDYKAYKTDAGHVLVGIAGSIAVAGCLALEFGVL
- a CDS encoding CehA/McbA family metallohydrolase; protein product: MTGQKPDEADSNSREDSGGRDKTTLAVDLHVHTDASYDCEMSVETVLARASAVGLDAVTITDHDSVGSLSRAFEIAHEYGVRVVPGVEVTTADGHLLALGIDEPPERGRQLVETARSVRESGGLAVVPHPFQTFRHGASRRDIRDVDAIEVYNAHTLTGFRNGQARRYARRQGLPGTAGSDAHRASLVGQAHTMVSVKPANEPISTADILDAIRAGRTVARGTRTSARQYLKKYATNARLKTFSLL
- a CDS encoding TVP38/TMEM64 family protein, whose translation is MTRRVFDSARARTAALVRLGVVAILLGAGVLVIAEFAPSLTDPAWIQSAVSAAGPFAPLVFVGIQTVQVILAPIPGQALAAVGGYLFGTVVGTVYSMVGVVTGSVVVFLLARRFGRPAVERFVDDAILERFDDFAEHRGVAGLFVLFLLPTFPDDALCALAGLSPIRLRTLVVLVAVGRLPTFALAAAAGQSAEAANYSTMVVLVVAGLGASAVVYRYRDKLAGVAG
- a CDS encoding CPBP family intramembrane glutamic endopeptidase; protein product: MAHDSARASGSSGDHLQTYGGIIIVVALALIVGATFGSLAKGFAINFLPQTDPLVGALSSAGQFVGFGVVGVGYLAARDDWRLVRFDWPTRRDLLWIGGGLVAVVGVYLGATALMNVLGIQSGNSVIAQQGRESPVYFLYLTVVTIVLVGPAEELIFRGIAFGELRRLWGPMPAIALSSLVFASIHLWSFSGEGMYVSLAMVFLLGSVLAVVYEKSGNLLVAAVVHGLFNAVQFLVSYAQATGLA
- a CDS encoding NOB1 family endonuclease gives rise to the protein MRILDASAFIHEYHTEDETASIPLVKEELTGEHAFRFDALEGAGMYVHIPGQGTVDKVLRAAGKTGDRDVLSETDARLIAAAFELDATLVTDDYAMQNVAERLNVAVEVIAQDGIAEQRNWKFQCQGCGREFDENKDRCPICGMDLSRKNPA
- a CDS encoding PRC-barrel domain-containing protein, with translation MADILAENLSGKAVMGSDGTELGMLYNITMNMKSGELDDLLVRPNEEVAPGRVPFDQDENGRFRIPVNRVQAVKDYIVVQR